Genomic window (Vibrio sp. NTOU-M3):
GGTGGCGTTACCTCTGGTGGTGTTGAGCGTTGTTCTGGCGCTGCAAAAATATAGTTTGCGACGACAGTCGGTAACTTATCCGGATTGGAGAGTGTTAGGTCAATTTTGTCGTTGTTTTCGACCCATTGTTGTTTGGTAAACGACTGAACAAATGCTCCTGCTTCTAAACTAAACCCTTTGGTTACTCGATAGATTTCTAGTCCTTCAGGTTTGTCAGTCATCAATATTTCAATATTAATGGTGTCATCTGCCGCCGGGTTGTCAATATTGAACTCAATATGGCCATACTGATAATCCAAAGGGTCACCATGTTCATTTTGTTGTGGTGGTAATTCTCCGACTAAGGTATGCGTAGGCTCAATGCTCAGGTCTAACGGGTGCGAAGATACGTTGTAAATGCGTTGAGCATCTGGCGTGGCAATGGTGATTCGATTTTGTGTTTGAAGTTTTAAGCCGGAAGCAATTGCATTGTTGTTTGCAGCAGAGCCAGCTTCTAATGCGTCGCTTAAACCGTCGTTATCTGAATCTTTGCCTCTGATGTAAATTGGTGTTTCTATAATATCGTCAAGGTTGTCACCATCGGTGTCACCGGATATTGGGTCTAAACCTAGCAAGTTGGCTACCGTATCTGTGATTCCATCGCTGTTTGTATCTGTCATAGGGTCTTTGACTAGATTAGGAGAGCGATACTCAATTTGTACCGTTGCTGGAAAGACGTTTTCGATACGCGTGCCTGGTACATTGTCAGCAGGGATTCCATCCTCAACATCTGCTGTCGTTATATTCAGAGAGCCATCATCATTTTGTGAGATGTCTAAATGAGTCGTTGTAAGACCGATTGGATAATCATCGACACCCGGAACAGGAAATGGTGGAACGATATATTTCTTCTGAGCATAGGCCAGCTTGTATAAGCCAGTCGCTGATTCGTACTCAAAAGGAATCGTGATTTCATCTAGGTGATTGATTTGAACGTTACTGTCTGCCCGCTTGTTTTCCAGTTCGTTAGCATTAAAAGCCTGAAATGGTACATAAATCATGTTTAGGGCAAAGAGCGTGCTTCCTCCAATGGTAACCGTTTGGCTATCAAAGTCCCAAATCCAGAAACCGTCATGGGTTGTTGTACCTAATACTTTATATTTCTCGCCATTGTATTCGCCGTCTAATGCATTTTCTGGCCAAGGCATGCCGTTCACACCGTTGTCACGATGTGCATTCATGGTTACTGAGTAGCCTCCGACATAAACACCACTGAGGTTTTGTGCTATGGCTGGAGTTGAAAGAGAAAAGGCCGCGGCCATAAGGCACGCTAGTCGATGCGGTTTCATTGTTGAGTCCTTTGTGAGAGAAAGGTGGCACTCAGGCCACCTTAAGTAGACTAAAAACTATTGAGCTGAGCCGGTCCAGTTAAGCTCGATATCCCAAGGGAAAATCCCGTAAATGGCTTCGCCGATCACACCATCGTTGTCAGAATCGAGCGTTTTGAACTCAAGTCCAAAGCCAGTGTCAGTGATCTCAAATACGGTTTTAGTACGTGATTTTGGGAAACCATAAAGAGGGTTATATGCTTGGAAGACATAATCGATTGTGTAGGTACCGTCGCCATTATCAGTGAGCGAGATTGGATCGTGAGCTTTATAACCTACGGGGAATGGAGCGAATGAGCTTTTGATAAAACCTGCATTTATCGTTACGGTTTTATTGTCAAAATCCCACTTCCAATCGTTACGTTGAGTACTTTTGGCCATCAAGCGATCTGAAGTTGTACGTACTTCTAACTGATAGTCACCGTTGTAAGAACCGCTAATTCCAGAGGTGCCTGCCGCAAATGCTGACGTAGACAAAAGTGCAAGTGAAAGGGCTGTTAACTTATGCATGATATTTCTCCATCTATTTATGCAAATGATTATTGTTCTCGTTTATTTTGTGTCACGAAATACATTGCTCAAATGACAAATGTCAATTTGCTTACCAGTGGATGTAATACATGCCCTTGGCGAGAAAGATGATGCCAAGCATATGGATGAACACGCTTAAGTGTGTGTATTTAAAGCGCTTTGATGTCATGTTACCGCAGATAGAATATTTCATAGCGATAAGGAAATGTGTGAGTACGCTGATCGCAAGTAAGATTTTTATCGTTAACAGTGTTGAAAAAGGTGTAGCGAATAGCGAAGGAAGTGGACTGAGGTGTTGATAGCCCATCATAGCGCCTGTAATGAATAGTGTGGCCACAACAAATGGCATAATTTTACGACCACGCAAGTGGATGCCTTGCTCGACGAGTGACATGGTTTTTGCGGGTAAATGGGGTCGAATGCCTTCTAAAATCAAAACTTCAAAAGCGACAATGCCGATAAAAATAGCCGCACATAAAAGGTGTAAACCCACTAATACGCCGTAATGCATAACAACCGTCCTGAGATATTTATTTCTAGTATTGATATATGTGATAATAATTATCAATTAGATTACTGTTTCAATTCATTTCTCAAATGACATTTGTCAACTTGGTAAAATTCAATGGACGACAACACAGATAAACTCATACGCGGTTCTTTTATTTTTTCTGGTATTCCACTAGAAGCAAAAGTGGCTTTGTGTAAAGGCATGCAAGTTGTACATGTCAATCAAGGCAAGCACTTGTTTGAAGAGGGTATGACTGCTAAGCGTTTCTATATTGTGAAGTCGGGAGAAGTGAGTCTGTACCGATACTCGCCTGAAGGTGAAGAAAAAGTGTTCCAACTTTTGAAAGAGGGAGACAACATTGCGGAAGCTGCAATGTTTATGAAGCCAAGTGTGTATCCGCTAAGTGCTAAAGCAAAAGTCGACAGCGTGGTGCTCTCTTTTTCTCGAGAAGTGCTGCTTTCTTTCTGTGCCAATAATTCAGATTTTGCATTCTTATTGTTAGGTGCGATGGCGGCTAAGCTCAGTCAGGCAGTGAACCGTGTGGATCAATTGACATTAAAAGGAGCGAATCAAAGGTTAGTTTCCTATCTGTTGGAGTTACATCAACATCAAGGTGCTGACTGGTTGAATTTACCGGTTGCTCATAGTGTGTTGGCCGGACAGTTGAATATCGCACCGGAGACCTTATCTCGACTGTTTAAGAAGCTAAAGCAAGAAGAAGTGATCAGCGGTAAAGGCAACGTGGTTGTATTACTCGACATTGATAAAATGTGTGCACTGGTCAACTTACCCAAACCATTCAATTCACGTGGCTCAACATGTGCTGGAGAGTCGTGGGGTGGGTGTTGTAACCTTAATGGTCGTTGGCTCTAAGCTTGTTTGGCTTCGATACCTTTACTCCAACTGTGGTACCAATGCAGTAAACTTTCCAACGGACGGGGTTTGCAAATGAGAAAACCCTGCGCGATGATTTCCTGATAGTGGCTTTCGAGATAATCAAGGTCTTCAAATTCCTCAATGCCTTCGGCAATCAGTTTTACTGGAAGGTTTTCACAAATGTCATGCAAAGACTGAACGACAACTTGATTAAAGCGGTCATCATGAATGTTAGAGACCAAGTTGCGGTCAATTTTCACCTCAGTAAAAGGTAAAGTTCGTAGCTGATGTAGGTTGGTAAACCCGGTACCAAAGTCATCGAGAGAGAGCCCGAAACCTTTAATACGAAAACGGTTTAAACATTCGAGTTGTGTG
Coding sequences:
- a CDS encoding GlyGly-CTERM sorting domain-containing protein (This protein contains a GlyGly-CTERM protein-sorting domain, as detected by TIGR03501. These domains are found at the C-terminus of secreted proteins in organisms that possess both rhombosortase, which is an intramembrane serine proteinase (see TIGR03902), and a type II secretion system (T2SS). In at least some cases, such as VesB from Vibrio cholerae, cleavage by rhombosortase is followed first by attachment of a glycerophosphoethanolamine-containing moiety, then by transport by the T2SS across the outer membrane and release into the medium in soluble form.) produces the protein MKPHRLACLMAAAFSLSTPAIAQNLSGVYVGGYSVTMNAHRDNGVNGMPWPENALDGEYNGEKYKVLGTTTHDGFWIWDFDSQTVTIGGSTLFALNMIYVPFQAFNANELENKRADSNVQINHLDEITIPFEYESATGLYKLAYAQKKYIVPPFPVPGVDDYPIGLTTTHLDISQNDDGSLNITTADVEDGIPADNVPGTRIENVFPATVQIEYRSPNLVKDPMTDTNSDGITDTVANLLGLDPISGDTDGDNLDDIIETPIYIRGKDSDNDGLSDALEAGSAANNNAIASGLKLQTQNRITIATPDAQRIYNVSSHPLDLSIEPTHTLVGELPPQQNEHGDPLDYQYGHIEFNIDNPAADDTINIEILMTDKPEGLEIYRVTKGFSLEAGAFVQSFTKQQWVENNDKIDLTLSNPDKLPTVVANYIFAAPEQRSTPPEVTPPTSPEPTPSVQSAESSGGSTGWLSLLALAGLGLRKRKGHQE
- a CDS encoding CopD family copper resistance protein — protein: MHYGVLVGLHLLCAAIFIGIVAFEVLILEGIRPHLPAKTMSLVEQGIHLRGRKIMPFVVATLFITGAMMGYQHLSPLPSLFATPFSTLLTIKILLAISVLTHFLIAMKYSICGNMTSKRFKYTHLSVFIHMLGIIFLAKGMYYIHW
- a CDS encoding Crp/Fnr family transcriptional regulator, translated to MDDNTDKLIRGSFIFSGIPLEAKVALCKGMQVVHVNQGKHLFEEGMTAKRFYIVKSGEVSLYRYSPEGEEKVFQLLKEGDNIAEAAMFMKPSVYPLSAKAKVDSVVLSFSREVLLSFCANNSDFAFLLLGAMAAKLSQAVNRVDQLTLKGANQRLVSYLLELHQHQGADWLNLPVAHSVLAGQLNIAPETLSRLFKKLKQEEVISGKGNVVVLLDIDKMCALVNLPKPFNSRGSTCAGESWGGCCNLNGRWL